A single Bacillus sp. HMF5848 DNA region contains:
- a CDS encoding thioesterase family protein, translated as MYKTIIHPRVSETDGVGHINNTTIPIWLEAGRHEIFKLFNPDDSFDNWKMIIINMNIDFIRQIYFGRPVIICTSVKRLGNSSLQLYEEILQDKEICAKGIVTYVNFNRNTQKSEPIPDDIRRQLESHLIS; from the coding sequence ATGTATAAAACTATTATTCATCCCCGGGTGTCAGAAACAGATGGCGTTGGTCATATTAATAACACAACTATCCCGATTTGGTTAGAAGCAGGGAGACATGAAATATTCAAGCTTTTTAACCCAGATGACTCGTTTGATAATTGGAAAATGATTATTATTAACATGAATATTGATTTTATCCGTCAAATCTACTTTGGTAGACCAGTTATTATATGTACGTCGGTTAAAAGGTTAGGGAATTCAAGCCTACAACTTTATGAAGAGATACTCCAGGACAAGGAGATATGTGCAAAAGGAATAGTAACGTATGTAAACTTTAATCGAAACACACAAAAGTCTGAACCAATACCTGATGATATTCGTAGACAATTAGAGTCTCACCTAATTTCATAG
- a CDS encoding aldehyde dehydrogenase family protein: MQVYCRYLNDLMTSARQTYPLLNPHTREKILDIPDCSNEQMLQAIERSKYAYKEMRALSSEKRSQILDKISERIAELREEFARVITLESGKPIRYSRGEVDRTIQTFKFSAIEARKLEGESIRLDAAANGAGRDAYTIFQPIGVVGAITPFNFPLNLVAHKVGPALAVGNTIIVKPAEKAPLSAVKLLEVMNEVGLPPYAYQVITGDGPRLGAILIDHPDVAKISFTGSPKVGKQIKSRAGLKKVTLELGNNSAIYVDKSVEEKIAEIVKKAVEGAFSYNGQVCISTQRIYVDKRISKQFIRIFKEATELLQYGNPFDDDTNLSALIDENAQRRIISWVHEAIGGGATLISGGELLQYGMKPTILLNVPASMKVSCEEVFGPVVIINEVETAEEALVEMNNSDYGLNAGLFTYVLPQALRFAHELEVGQVLVNDIPTLRFDHMPYGGIKSSGYGYEGIKYAMREMVNMKFISLNYDF; this comes from the coding sequence ATGCAAGTGTATTGTAGATACTTAAATGATTTAATGACATCTGCGCGACAAACGTATCCACTTTTAAATCCACATACACGAGAAAAAATTCTAGATATTCCTGATTGTAGTAACGAACAGATGTTACAAGCCATTGAAAGAAGTAAGTATGCTTATAAGGAAATGAGAGCGTTATCATCAGAAAAACGGTCACAAATATTAGATAAGATAAGTGAAAGAATTGCTGAATTAAGAGAAGAATTTGCACGTGTTATTACATTAGAGTCTGGTAAACCAATCAGATATTCCCGTGGTGAGGTAGATCGCACAATACAAACATTTAAATTCTCAGCAATCGAGGCACGCAAGCTTGAGGGAGAGTCGATTCGTTTAGATGCAGCGGCGAATGGTGCTGGTCGAGATGCCTATACAATCTTTCAACCTATTGGAGTTGTCGGTGCGATAACACCATTTAATTTTCCGCTTAACTTAGTTGCGCATAAAGTTGGGCCAGCACTTGCAGTTGGAAATACCATCATTGTAAAGCCGGCTGAAAAAGCACCACTCTCAGCAGTTAAGCTTTTAGAGGTAATGAACGAAGTAGGTTTACCACCGTATGCTTATCAGGTAATAACAGGAGATGGTCCGCGTTTAGGTGCTATTTTGATAGATCATCCCGATGTAGCAAAAATATCTTTTACAGGAAGTCCAAAAGTAGGGAAGCAAATTAAATCTCGCGCAGGGCTAAAAAAGGTTACATTAGAACTAGGGAATAATTCTGCTATATATGTGGATAAAAGTGTAGAAGAGAAAATAGCAGAAATAGTAAAAAAAGCAGTAGAAGGAGCTTTTTCTTATAATGGTCAAGTTTGTATAAGTACGCAGAGAATATATGTTGATAAACGTATTAGCAAACAATTCATTCGAATTTTTAAAGAAGCTACTGAGTTATTACAATACGGAAATCCATTTGATGATGACACAAACCTTTCCGCGCTTATTGATGAAAATGCTCAAAGGCGAATTATAAGCTGGGTACATGAAGCGATTGGGGGCGGAGCTACATTAATTTCTGGTGGTGAATTACTTCAGTACGGCATGAAACCGACCATTTTGTTGAATGTACCTGCAAGTATGAAAGTGTCTTGTGAAGAAGTATTTGGACCAGTAGTAATTATCAATGAGGTTGAAACCGCAGAAGAGGCTCTTGTTGAGATGAATAATAGTGATTATGGATTGAATGCCGGTTTATTTACGTATGTATTACCGCAAGCATTACGATTTGCTCACGAGCTTGAAGTGGGGCAGGTGCTCGTAAATGATATTCCTACTTTGAGATTCGACCATATGCCGTATGGAGGTATTAAGTCATCTGGATACGGATACGAAGGCATTAAATACGCTATGCGTGAGATGGTAAACATGAAATTCATTAGTTTAAATTATGACTTTTAA
- a CDS encoding STAS domain-containing protein, with translation MRISSEIQDNSVYIMLDGKMYVQESNAVRDEVYNYVEQGYVMFVFDMKKLEYIDSSGLGVLVGLHKKITNENGKIILKGINGMVKDVIELTRLNLVFEIQA, from the coding sequence ATGAGGATAAGTAGTGAAATACAAGATAACAGTGTATATATAATGCTTGATGGAAAAATGTATGTTCAGGAATCAAATGCTGTTCGGGATGAAGTGTATAATTATGTTGAACAAGGGTACGTAATGTTTGTATTTGATATGAAAAAATTAGAGTATATTGATAGTTCCGGTTTAGGTGTATTAGTTGGACTTCACAAAAAAATTACAAATGAAAATGGCAAAATTATATTAAAAGGAATAAATGGAATGGTTAAAGATGTCATTGAATTAACAAGACTTAACCTAGTTTTTGAAATACAAGCATAG
- a CDS encoding nitroreductase family protein codes for MSIIETMKKRQSIRTYDIQSISESDLKQIQKYISNNENLCGPFHRTGRIEFVQVTHNTTDKGIKLGTYGFIKNPRAYIVGVCENNTNSLIEFGYVFHKLVLYMTEMHIGTCWMGGTFNRNSFEKEINIREDEFIPCITPIGYPKDKQRVFNKALRLVVKADNKKGWDQLFYYTNFTTSLNKEDAGDLKTPIEMVRIGPSASNKQPWRVLLSQEKNLCHFYIEHTPNYSTKLGYDMQLLDMGIAMCQFDLACKELNVFGEWIKDEPKVQVPNDNFEYIATWSRIG; via the coding sequence GTGTCAATAATAGAAACAATGAAAAAGCGGCAATCGATAAGAACATATGATATTCAAAGCATAAGTGAATCAGACCTTAAACAAATACAAAAGTATATTAGTAATAATGAAAATTTATGTGGTCCTTTCCATAGAACAGGAAGAATTGAGTTTGTTCAAGTTACTCATAATACAACTGACAAAGGCATTAAATTGGGTACATATGGTTTCATTAAAAATCCAAGAGCATACATAGTTGGGGTTTGTGAAAACAATACTAATTCATTAATTGAATTTGGATATGTATTTCATAAACTAGTGTTATATATGACAGAAATGCATATTGGTACCTGTTGGATGGGAGGAACGTTTAATAGGAACTCTTTTGAAAAGGAAATTAACATACGTGAAGACGAGTTTATACCTTGTATAACGCCAATAGGTTATCCAAAAGATAAACAAAGAGTGTTTAATAAAGCTCTTCGACTTGTTGTAAAGGCAGACAATAAAAAAGGGTGGGATCAACTATTTTATTATACTAATTTCACTACGTCTTTAAATAAAGAAGATGCAGGTGATTTGAAAACACCTATTGAAATGGTAAGGATAGGTCCTTCCGCATCAAATAAGCAACCTTGGAGAGTTCTTCTGTCTCAAGAAAAAAATTTATGTCATTTTTATATAGAACATACTCCTAATTATAGCACTAAGTTAGGATATGATATGCAACTCTTAGATATGGGCATTGCTATGTGTCAATTTGATTTAGCATGTAAAGAGTTAAATGTTTTTGGAGAATGGATAAAAGATGAACCTAAAGTACAAGTACCTAATGATAATTTTGAATATATAGCTACATGGAGTCGAATTGGTTGA
- a CDS encoding iron-containing alcohol dehydrogenase encodes MYKFISPNKIYYGEGSLDKVSDIIQYLSTKRVYVLIDPILKKLSALDSLFNLLEEHNIQMCESTKVVPEPSLQLGNEIVEEIRLFDPDLVIGIGGGSALDLAKSAAVVARNEGMVENYLNLTGDRQLVEKGITKVLIPTTAGTGSEVTDIAVFSLNESKDVITDPLLLADYAIVDPTLTYTLPARITASSGVDALTHAIESYTSVNATPMTDLLALAAIEKISSNIRSALSNPQDRYVREEMAMGSMLAGLSFYNAGVAGVHALAYPLGGLFKIPHGESNAILLPYVYDSIWPDCIKKMTNVAKALRLKTEGLKETEVSVAVVKSLLDLIKDLGLPTTLKEYDIKQSDLSNLIVNGIKQKRLLSRSPKKLGLKEIESIYTNAYDGTLTGCE; translated from the coding sequence GTGTATAAATTTATATCACCAAATAAAATCTATTATGGAGAAGGCTCATTAGATAAAGTTAGTGATATTATTCAATATTTGTCAACTAAAAGAGTATATGTTTTAATAGATCCTATTTTAAAAAAGCTAAGTGCATTAGATTCACTTTTTAACCTTTTAGAAGAACATAACATACAAATGTGCGAATCAACAAAAGTTGTTCCTGAGCCGTCATTACAGTTGGGTAATGAGATTGTTGAGGAAATACGTTTGTTTGATCCCGATTTAGTGATAGGCATTGGGGGAGGAAGTGCACTTGACTTGGCAAAATCTGCTGCTGTTGTCGCCCGAAATGAAGGTATGGTAGAAAATTACTTAAATTTGACAGGTGATCGTCAATTAGTTGAAAAGGGAATAACGAAAGTGCTAATTCCTACTACTGCGGGAACAGGATCAGAAGTAACGGATATTGCAGTCTTTTCACTAAATGAATCGAAGGATGTTATTACTGACCCATTGCTACTAGCAGACTATGCTATTGTGGATCCTACCTTAACTTACACATTGCCGGCAAGAATAACGGCTTCAAGCGGTGTTGATGCTCTTACTCATGCCATTGAATCATACACGTCCGTAAACGCTACCCCGATGACTGATCTGCTCGCGTTAGCTGCAATTGAAAAAATCTCATCTAATATTCGATCTGCGCTGTCTAATCCCCAAGATAGATATGTTAGAGAAGAAATGGCAATGGGAAGTATGCTTGCTGGTCTTAGTTTTTATAATGCTGGAGTTGCTGGAGTACATGCGTTGGCATATCCGCTTGGTGGACTCTTTAAAATCCCACACGGTGAGTCGAATGCTATACTTCTACCATATGTGTACGATAGTATTTGGCCAGATTGTATTAAGAAAATGACTAACGTAGCGAAGGCATTAAGACTAAAAACGGAGGGTCTTAAAGAGACCGAGGTATCTGTCGCGGTTGTGAAGAGCTTACTTGACTTAATAAAAGATTTAGGACTACCCACTACTTTAAAAGAATACGATATTAAACAATCTGATTTAAGTAACTTAATAGTAAACGGAATAAAACAAAAAAGGTTATTAAGTAGAAGTCCAAAAAAATTAGGTTTAAAAGAAATTGAGAGTATTTACACAAACGCATATGATGGTACGTTGACAGGTTGCGAGTGA
- the ltrA gene encoding group II intron reverse transcriptase/maturase, with the protein MNAKKMANYTNHAKAQELWKTLYLCAKESKTRRFHALYDKIYRPDVLWEAWQRVKRKKGSGGVDEQSLEDIQVYGEKKFLNELYLELKEKRYHPQPVLRTYIPKDDGKKRPLGIPTIKDRVAQMATKLVIEPIFEADFKECSYGFRPKRNAHQAIAKIRKESKKSYWVLDVDIQGYFDNINHNKLMKLVEQRISDRRVLKLIRKWLQAGIMEEGKLRNSLLGAPQGGVISPLLSNIYLNMMDTLWEKKFNHLGTLVRYADDFVILCKTKQQAVESVRVIQTIMKKLDLSLHQEKSRLVNIWDDSEGFDFLGFHHRKFPIRKKGERTFFIMNHIPSKKAMKKMRKKIKDYTEPRSKLFMDIKELVKGLNRKLQGFKNYYQLSPLSKRWLNRIDWYVLQRLNLFNNKKRNRRHKHAYLQDTVREIQFILVTLAS; encoded by the coding sequence GTGAATGCCAAGAAAATGGCTAACTACACCAATCATGCCAAAGCTCAAGAACTCTGGAAAACATTATACCTTTGTGCCAAGGAAAGCAAAACACGTCGATTTCATGCGCTATATGATAAGATTTATCGACCTGATGTCTTATGGGAGGCATGGCAAAGAGTGAAACGTAAAAAGGGAAGTGGAGGAGTAGACGAGCAGTCACTAGAAGATATCCAAGTGTATGGTGAGAAGAAATTTCTGAACGAACTTTATTTAGAGTTAAAAGAAAAGCGATATCATCCACAACCAGTTCTACGAACTTACATCCCAAAAGATGATGGAAAGAAACGGCCACTAGGAATTCCAACCATTAAAGACAGAGTTGCACAAATGGCAACAAAACTAGTCATTGAACCAATCTTCGAAGCAGATTTCAAAGAATGTTCGTATGGATTTCGTCCCAAAAGAAATGCACATCAAGCAATAGCGAAGATACGTAAAGAGAGTAAAAAGAGCTATTGGGTATTAGACGTCGATATCCAAGGATACTTTGATAACATCAACCATAATAAACTGATGAAACTAGTTGAACAACGTATTAGTGACCGAAGGGTACTAAAGCTGATTCGAAAATGGTTACAAGCAGGCATTATGGAAGAAGGAAAACTCCGAAATTCTCTATTAGGTGCCCCGCAAGGGGGTGTCATTTCTCCTTTACTATCGAATATCTATTTAAATATGATGGATACTTTATGGGAAAAGAAATTCAATCATCTAGGCACTCTCGTTCGATATGCGGATGACTTCGTCATCTTGTGTAAGACGAAACAGCAAGCCGTGGAAAGTGTACGAGTGATTCAAACCATTATGAAGAAACTGGACCTTTCTCTACATCAAGAGAAATCAAGACTAGTTAATATTTGGGATGACTCTGAAGGGTTTGACTTTCTGGGGTTTCATCATCGTAAATTCCCCATTCGTAAGAAAGGGGAGCGTACATTCTTTATCATGAATCATATCCCAAGTAAGAAAGCCATGAAGAAAATGCGAAAGAAGATAAAAGACTATACCGAGCCACGTAGTAAACTATTTATGGATATAAAGGAGCTAGTAAAAGGTTTAAATCGTAAACTACAGGGATTTAAGAACTACTATCAACTTTCTCCATTATCTAAGAGGTGGTTGAATCGCATCGACTGGTACGTTTTACAGCGTTTGAATCTCTTCAATAATAAGAAGAGAAACAGACGTCATAAACATGCTTATCTACAAGACACAGTAAGAGAAATACAATTCATATTAGTGACATTGGCAAGTTAA
- a CDS encoding PAS domain S-box protein: MKTIHLQEREKRRLEELLSLNILDTEKEEAFDRITKIASQMFAVPICLISLVDKDRQWFKSCVGLSGITETSREVAFCHHVVVGDKPMIVKDATKDPRFADNPLVTGELGLRFYAGAPLRTKKGNVIGTLCLKDTKPRKFTDEQMALLSEYAALVMSELELRNIVKENVVLSVAIEKSTTGVIISNPNLPDNPTIFVNKAFKSITGYEEDDVLGRNCRFLQGSGTDKATVAKISQAIKKGEGIIVEILNYKKDGTPFWNELKIDAIRDQEGNLTHFVGFQRDISERKRIAVEFAARKQRYKALFHSNNDAVYLIEPSGRFFEVNEACLKLTGYSDEELQNMHYSELIDEKYNEETRQYFKRVVENFESLEFETELIDKYGTKKILSVKATPIVIEDELIGLYGISKDITLIKESEKQLKIASKLVQSMREAVVIIDENGKIITVNDAYEKMFNRKKEEVLQKNISDRIKEQGLEEMQQEVRSTILTGNAWEGQINIKLTNGHLKSLWLRVDAIMDESGNRTNTVCLLRDLTEKEQIQNDVKLAGKIQSSFLPEPFDNKFVGLKYIFKPNQYVSGDFFNYKWIENDTKLAGVVFDAMGHGIATALQTSVLRVLFQTIAEKQVSLADKVKYINQEITKYLTDEVFVAGVYFEYDVKKQILHYVPCGINEFFIEKQGKVHKISNKAYCIGMFENVPFDEYIIDLQEGDIVHFLTDGITDVLHPTSKAENLFSILEQFCNQSTLQDDATVMSLFVKRQGTVLLKETVCVNDWKGIEIIKQQSSSLFQSAFDKDFGFVEISFNEALNNALKASTEVTVEIVQTNQEFKITVSDNGPGFNVNEKLQEIEEKNDQLMDELMWAYSESGRGIYLMKKLMDTIVYNDLGNQVTLYKNMRGDFNEDK; the protein is encoded by the coding sequence ATGAAAACAATACATTTACAAGAACGAGAAAAAAGAAGATTAGAAGAATTGCTTTCTTTAAATATTTTGGATACAGAAAAGGAAGAAGCATTTGATCGTATTACTAAAATTGCTAGTCAAATGTTTGCTGTTCCGATTTGTCTAATCTCGCTTGTTGATAAAGATCGTCAATGGTTTAAATCGTGTGTGGGACTTAGTGGTATTACGGAGACGAGCCGCGAAGTAGCATTTTGTCATCATGTAGTAGTTGGTGACAAACCAATGATTGTTAAAGATGCTACAAAGGACCCACGCTTTGCTGATAACCCATTAGTGACTGGTGAACTTGGACTGCGCTTTTATGCTGGAGCACCATTACGGACAAAGAAGGGCAATGTAATTGGTACTCTTTGTCTAAAAGATACAAAGCCTCGAAAATTCACTGATGAGCAAATGGCGTTGTTATCTGAATATGCTGCGCTCGTGATGTCAGAGTTAGAATTAAGAAATATTGTTAAGGAAAATGTTGTATTATCAGTAGCTATTGAAAAGTCTACAACAGGAGTTATCATAAGCAATCCTAATTTACCCGATAATCCTACTATTTTTGTAAATAAAGCTTTTAAGTCTATAACCGGATATGAAGAAGATGATGTACTAGGCCGTAATTGTAGATTTCTACAAGGCTCAGGTACAGATAAAGCAACCGTAGCAAAAATCTCACAAGCTATAAAAAAGGGCGAGGGAATAATTGTAGAAATATTAAACTACAAAAAAGATGGAACACCTTTTTGGAATGAATTGAAAATTGATGCAATTCGTGATCAGGAAGGAAATCTTACTCATTTCGTTGGGTTTCAACGAGATATAAGTGAAAGAAAGAGGATAGCAGTAGAGTTTGCGGCAAGAAAACAGCGTTACAAGGCGCTGTTCCACAGTAACAATGATGCTGTATATTTGATTGAACCGTCTGGTAGATTCTTTGAGGTTAATGAAGCCTGTTTAAAGCTGACAGGATATAGTGATGAAGAGCTGCAAAATATGCACTATAGTGAGCTAATTGATGAAAAATATAACGAAGAAACTCGACAATATTTTAAAAGGGTTGTGGAGAACTTTGAATCACTGGAGTTTGAAACAGAGCTTATTGATAAGTATGGTACGAAGAAAATTTTAAGTGTAAAAGCAACACCTATTGTTATAGAAGATGAACTCATTGGGTTGTATGGAATATCAAAGGATATCACTCTTATTAAGGAGAGTGAAAAACAGTTAAAAATAGCTTCAAAGCTCGTTCAAAGTATGAGGGAAGCTGTTGTCATAATAGATGAAAACGGTAAAATCATAACAGTAAATGATGCATATGAAAAAATGTTCAACCGAAAAAAAGAAGAGGTTTTACAAAAAAATATCTCTGATAGAATTAAAGAACAAGGGCTTGAAGAAATGCAACAAGAAGTGAGGTCGACGATTTTAACAGGTAATGCTTGGGAAGGACAAATTAATATTAAGCTAACAAATGGTCATCTCAAATCTCTTTGGTTGCGAGTAGATGCCATTATGGATGAATCAGGAAATAGAACAAATACTGTCTGTTTGCTAAGGGATTTAACAGAAAAAGAACAAATCCAAAATGATGTTAAGTTAGCGGGGAAAATTCAATCTAGCTTTCTACCTGAACCATTTGATAATAAATTTGTCGGACTTAAATATATTTTTAAACCTAATCAATACGTGAGTGGAGACTTCTTTAATTATAAATGGATAGAAAATGATACAAAATTAGCTGGAGTTGTATTTGACGCAATGGGTCATGGCATAGCAACAGCGTTACAAACATCTGTATTAAGAGTTTTGTTTCAAACTATTGCTGAGAAGCAAGTATCCCTCGCTGATAAAGTTAAATACATTAATCAGGAAATCACTAAATATTTGACTGACGAAGTGTTTGTTGCTGGTGTCTATTTCGAGTATGATGTAAAAAAGCAAATCCTTCATTACGTTCCTTGTGGAATTAATGAGTTTTTTATTGAGAAACAAGGTAAGGTTCATAAGATATCGAACAAAGCTTATTGTATTGGGATGTTTGAGAATGTGCCATTTGATGAGTACATAATAGATCTGCAAGAAGGAGATATAGTTCACTTTTTGACAGATGGTATAACCGATGTACTCCACCCAACGAGTAAGGCGGAAAATTTATTTTCGATTTTAGAACAGTTTTGTAATCAAAGTACTTTACAGGACGATGCAACTGTTATGAGTTTATTCGTAAAAAGGCAGGGGACAGTTCTATTGAAGGAAACAGTGTGTGTGAATGACTGGAAGGGCATTGAAATTATTAAGCAGCAATCATCAAGTTTATTTCAATCAGCTTTTGATAAGGATTTTGGGTTTGTGGAAATATCCTTTAATGAAGCATTAAATAATGCTCTTAAAGCTTCAACTGAAGTTACAGTAGAAATTGTACAAACTAATCAAGAATTTAAAATTACGGTATCTGATAATGGTCCCGGTTTCAATGTTAACGAGAAGTTACAAGAGATAGAAGAAAAAAATGATCAGCTTATGGACGAATTGATGTGGGCTTATTCCGAATCAGGAAGAGGAATATACTTAATGAAAAAGCTCATGGATACCATTGTATATAACGATTTGGGTAATCAGGTCACACTATACAAAAACATGAGAGGGGATTTCAATGAGGATAAGTAG
- a CDS encoding alpha/beta fold hydrolase, with translation MSEKRVPPFDYEKEMNRWSHLIKLLSEPEPKIGHTPRNEVWRKNKSKLWHYPAKEKKYEIPLFFVYSLFNKPYILDIAPKSSVIEILTNLGYDVYLLDWGSPGYEDRNLDLDTYIEKYLKIAVKRALRHSGCNEISLVGYCLGGTIASIYASVAEEPIKNLIVATVPIDFGPFVGPDKWAEGFREGHVNINRFVDVYGVIPPQYVEAMFRAIGAPIYFTNYTMLLSRAHDKRYVDKWRRMNKWTLDQVPFAGAAYKQLANDLFKDNKLIKGELMIGNRIADLKNITANLYVVSGSRDNLILEEQSAPIMDLVSSEDKSYQVVEGGHVTLALTGVFAKLVHQWVESRSNPILQKT, from the coding sequence ATGAGCGAAAAAAGAGTACCCCCCTTTGATTATGAGAAAGAGATGAATCGTTGGTCACATCTGATTAAGCTTTTAAGTGAACCAGAACCTAAGATAGGTCACACACCTAGAAATGAGGTATGGAGAAAAAATAAATCTAAGTTGTGGCACTATCCAGCAAAGGAAAAAAAGTACGAAATCCCGTTGTTTTTCGTTTATTCATTATTTAACAAACCTTATATATTGGACATTGCACCAAAATCTAGTGTAATTGAGATTTTAACTAATCTAGGATACGATGTATACTTACTAGATTGGGGATCGCCCGGATATGAAGATAGAAATTTAGATTTAGATACTTACATAGAAAAATACCTGAAGATTGCTGTAAAGCGGGCGCTTCGTCACTCTGGGTGTAATGAAATATCATTAGTAGGTTATTGCTTAGGTGGAACAATTGCCTCTATTTATGCCTCGGTTGCTGAAGAGCCGATTAAAAATTTAATTGTTGCAACTGTTCCTATTGACTTTGGACCGTTCGTTGGTCCTGATAAATGGGCTGAAGGCTTCAGAGAGGGCCATGTAAATATTAATCGATTTGTTGATGTGTATGGAGTGATTCCTCCTCAATACGTTGAAGCAATGTTTCGAGCGATAGGAGCACCAATTTATTTCACAAATTACACAATGCTTTTAAGCCGTGCTCATGATAAACGTTATGTTGATAAGTGGCGTCGTATGAATAAATGGACGCTGGACCAAGTTCCTTTTGCTGGTGCCGCTTATAAACAGCTTGCAAATGATCTTTTCAAAGATAACAAGCTAATTAAAGGTGAATTAATGATAGGTAATAGAATAGCTGATTTAAAGAATATTACAGCTAACCTTTACGTAGTGTCAGGTTCACGTGATAACTTAATTCTAGAAGAACAAAGTGCTCCAATTATGGATCTAGTGTCTAGTGAGGATAAGTCGTATCAAGTAGTAGAAGGAGGGCATGTTACACTTGCGCTAACGGGTGTGTTTGCGAAGCTTGTTCATCAATGGGTAGAAAGTCGTTCCAATCCTATACTACAAAAAACATAG
- a CDS encoding polyhydroxyalkanoate biosynthesis repressor PhaR, which produces MTTYDPYDILHKYSMLLEKQMNDFIYLWTNNKEFVKSLHTGSDLHARMYDSIKNNQEAMANILNVPTKNDVANVANLTIQTEEKIEALEEQIWNLQDSINTQNKEMDSVLEVSKDIIKLTKQLKTELTRTKKEIQESKSLKTEIEDLKLELVSFREEMIELKAIVLKQGETEPDQAPV; this is translated from the coding sequence ATGACGACTTATGATCCATATGACATCCTTCATAAATACAGCATGCTTCTAGAAAAGCAAATGAATGATTTTATTTATCTATGGACAAATAATAAGGAGTTTGTTAAGTCGTTACATACAGGTTCGGATCTTCATGCGCGTATGTATGACTCGATAAAAAATAATCAAGAAGCTATGGCGAATATCCTCAACGTACCAACAAAAAACGATGTTGCAAATGTAGCTAATTTAACAATTCAAACAGAAGAGAAAATTGAAGCTCTCGAGGAGCAAATTTGGAATTTACAAGACTCGATAAATACTCAAAATAAAGAAATGGACAGTGTATTAGAAGTTTCAAAGGATATTATTAAACTAACAAAGCAGTTAAAAACAGAACTTACTAGGACAAAGAAAGAAATTCAAGAATCAAAAAGCTTAAAAACTGAAATCGAGGATTTAAAACTTGAATTAGTGAGTTTTCGAGAAGAGATGATTGAATTAAAAGCGATTGTTCTTAAACAAGGTGAAACTGAACCGGATCAAGCGCCTGTTTAA
- a CDS encoding SDR family oxidoreductase: MNNQQLFSLKGKTAIVTGGGRGLGRQIVEAYAEAGANVVICSRNIEACQELSNSLKEKGMHSLAVSCDVSKQEDIDTVVDKTINEFGRIDILVNNSGTSWGAPALEMPVDKWDKVMDINLKAVFLFSKAVGKIMKEQQSGKIINIASIAGLGGQDPRVMDAIGYAASKGAVITFTKDLAVKLAPYNVHVNAIAPGFFPTRMAKPILDYSGQKILERTPAGRFGSEDDMKGPALFLASAASDYVFGHVLVVDGGTSASVQ, encoded by the coding sequence ATGAACAATCAACAGTTATTTAGTCTTAAGGGTAAAACAGCTATAGTTACTGGTGGTGGCAGAGGGTTAGGTAGGCAAATTGTGGAGGCTTATGCTGAAGCTGGGGCAAATGTAGTAATTTGTTCACGAAATATAGAAGCGTGTCAAGAACTTAGCAATAGTCTTAAAGAAAAAGGTATGCATTCACTAGCTGTGTCTTGCGATGTTTCAAAGCAAGAAGACATTGATACAGTTGTTGACAAAACAATAAATGAATTTGGAAGAATTGATATTTTAGTTAATAATAGCGGAACAAGTTGGGGGGCACCAGCATTAGAGATGCCAGTTGATAAGTGGGATAAAGTCATGGATATAAACCTTAAAGCAGTATTTTTATTTTCAAAAGCTGTAGGGAAAATTATGAAGGAGCAGCAGTCTGGAAAAATAATAAACATTGCTTCTATTGCAGGTTTGGGTGGGCAGGACCCTAGAGTAATGGATGCAATTGGTTATGCTGCTAGTAAGGGTGCTGTCATTACATTTACTAAAGACTTAGCAGTTAAACTGGCTCCGTATAATGTTCATGTGAATGCTATAGCTCCAGGTTTTTTCCCTACAAGGATGGCTAAACCTATACTTGATTATTCTGGTCAGAAAATACTTGAACGAACGCCAGCAGGTAGATTTGGATCAGAAGATGACATGAAAGGGCCAGCATTATTTTTAGCCTCGGCTGCTTCAGACTATGTGTTTGGTCATGTGCTGGTTGTCGATGGTGGCACAAGTGCAAGTGTTCAATAA